From Paenibacillus sp. PL2-23:
CTGCTGATCGTTGGCTCCGAAGGGGGCTTTACCGAGCGGGAGGCGAAGGAAGCAAGCGAGGCCGGGGCGAGACTGATTGCCCTGGGCAGACGCATATTGAGAACGGAAACGGCAGGCTTAGTTGGGCTGGCCTGTCTATTATATGAATCCGGAGAAATGGGAGGAGCGTGACCATCATGCCATCAGTCGCGTTTTACACATTAGGCTGCAAAGTGAACTTCTACGATACGGAAGCGATCTGGCAGCTGTTCAAAAATGAAGGTTACGAGCAAGTCGATTTCGAAGCGTCGACGGCCGACGTCTATGTGATTAATACCTGCACGGTGACCAATACAGGCGACAAGAAGAGCCGCCAGATTATTCGTCGCGCCATTCGGCGCAATCCAGACGCCATCGTGGCGGTGACCGGCTGCTACGCTCAGACCTCGCCAGCGGAGATTATGGCAATCGAAGGCGTTGATCTTGTGATCGGGACACAGGACCGCGATAAAATCATGAGCTTCGTCAAGCAAATCCAGGACGATCGCCAGCCCGTCAACGCGGTTCGCAATATTATGAAGACGCGCAGCTTCGAGGAGCTCGACGTGCCGGATTTTGCAGAGCGGACGCGCGCCTTCCTGAAAATTCAAGAGGGCTGCAATAACTTCTGCACCTTCTGCATTATCCCGTGGTCGCGCGGACTGTCGCGCAGCCGCGATCCGCAAAGCGTGCTCCAGCAGGCCAGAGCGCTGGTAGACGCCGGGTACAAGGAAATTGTGTTGACCGGCATTCATACAGGCGGGTACGGCGACGATATGGAAAATTATAATTTGACCAGCCTGCTTTGGGATTTGGACAAAGTGGAGGGGCTTGAGCGCATTCGCATCAGCTCCATCGAAGCCAGCCAAATCGACGACGCGATGATTGAGGT
This genomic window contains:
- the mtaB gene encoding tRNA (N(6)-L-threonylcarbamoyladenosine(37)-C(2))-methylthiotransferase MtaB, encoding MPSVAFYTLGCKVNFYDTEAIWQLFKNEGYEQVDFEASTADVYVINTCTVTNTGDKKSRQIIRRAIRRNPDAIVAVTGCYAQTSPAEIMAIEGVDLVIGTQDRDKIMSFVKQIQDDRQPVNAVRNIMKTRSFEELDVPDFAERTRAFLKIQEGCNNFCTFCIIPWSRGLSRSRDPQSVLQQARALVDAGYKEIVLTGIHTGGYGDDMENYNLTSLLWDLDKVEGLERIRISSIEASQIDDAMIEVLNKSSKMCRHLHIPLQAGENAVLKRMRRKYTTEEFAAKIKRLHEAMPGVAITTDVIVGFPGETDEMFENGYRYMEELGFAEMHVFPYSKRTGTPAARMEDQVDEEIKNERVHKLIDLSEKLQLQYAQQYVGAVLDVIPERDYKGAPGQGLVMGYTDNYLQVVFDGTEDMIGKLCRVKITEAGVNECRGQFLRVLEPHIPIAQAESKPSRAFALPSAEAVQA